Below is a window of Malus domestica chromosome 13, GDT2T_hap1 DNA.
GGATCCAAGTGGCGGTTTTGCTTTATAACATTGGTGTGATATAACCTGGGGGAAATCTTACTCAGAAGCAACCTGAGTTCAACACAGGGAGCTCATGCGGCACCACCAATACATCCAACAGTCTCAAACTCATGATCGATGGTGACCGCACTTTTACGATCATAGGCTGGGGGTGTCTATGTAGTGGTCGGCCTTAATTTGGTGTCGGCGTAATGACTGTTTTCGGAGCCTTACGAGTGCTGCAAGTGAATGTTCCATAGCTTTGTTCTCTCATTCAATCTCGAGTTGCAGGTTAGAGGGAAAGAGAACTCCCCAAAGCAGTGCATGATAATATGAAGTTGGCTACTTAGGTAAATAAGTTCCTTCTCTAAGACCTAATTGCGCTGTCAAGGGAGATCTTGAAGGAGCACGTCTCGGATAGGGAGGGACTGGAATTCCCCTTTTTGAAAGAGCCGCTTGTACTAAAGCTTCAAGGTGAAGATCTTATAAAGCTTATTGCTCAACTCTCTAGCTTGATTTCACTAGAAGACATATCTGAATCTCACGATACACGTAAAAGTACAACGGTAAGTCTGAACTAAAACGTTATGATGGATATGTGCAACGTGTGTTGAATTAGAGCATAACGCTTCATGCCCATTACTTTTCTGTTACATTTATTTTTTAGGTGGCTCCACTATAACTACCAAGCTTAGTTACTAGTCATTTTTATCACTTTtacattttgtcattttaacctctcttgctttattttattctattttttaatttcagttTTAATGTTATTTTCTTACTAgtgttttttaataaataagctaCTTAAAATTTACTTTTAAAAAACACTTCTCTAgtttgaagggaaaaaaaatcattaatccAATTGTTATTGCACTAGATTGTTATTGCTCATTAATTAAGAAATATTTTCTCTAGTTTGAATTTTAAGTGTGCCAGTATgtctaaaataattaatatatattatcaTGAGGTCTAAACATAACAATTAGGGGTGAACAGTATAGTGGGTCAATTGACCAATCCACCCAAAATATGTCGAGTTGGGTTGAGTTCTaaactcaaaaaaataaaataaaataaaattcagtcAAAACCCGATCACTCTGTTTAATAgaagggttgggttgggttatAATACTTTTATCCAATTGAAATTGATTTACTTAGTTAACAATTCCTAAACATACATGTACATCAGATAGACGTTAACTTGTGCATTTATACTTGAATTGAATGATTAAATATGATGAAATTTCGATGTTAAGTAACATATAAAGATTCTAACACCAAATCTACATGTTTTGTGCCTAACACGACCCTTGAATATTTGTCATGCATACTCACATAAACTTGTAGAACCTGCACAACCCAACCCACTTAAACTAATTTGTTGTTAAATAATTTTACGAAAAGCAAATTTGTTGTTAAGGTTTTAATAAATATTAGATTACGAGAATAATCTAGTAGCTGACAATTGCTACACTCTTATTTAAACTAATATGATGTTTTACATGGACATAATGTCAATACATAAAAGTTCAAGAATTGTTAACACCAGTTACTGTCTCTTAAAAATTAGTTGAGAGAAATTAATACATACAATGAACGTTTTGGCATATGAGAATAACATAACTCTTATTAGGCTGTCACTtcatactacggtctagtggtattcatcttcacctgtaagtgagagatcttagatttgattctcgccaaagacaaatctaaaccacatttttattaGCCCATTATAAGGTTAATCTCATCCCCTCTtacttaatatagataatatcgtttgttaaaaaaaaaaaaaaactctgtcACGCCTTATTTCCTATGCATGTATTCGAGTGATAAACTTCAACCTGTAATTTTCTATCATCAAACTATTTTCCATATTACAGAAATGTCattatatataaagtgagaTTATGTATAATTATgcattttgtttgaaaaatttAAAGTTAGATCTTTTGATCCTTCGACCAATGCCACGTTGGGCAGACAGCATGACCATCAGTCTCAATATAAAattttacaaacttaattttttttgttttgatttgatgAGAAATACTAAAAAgactttaaaaaataatttttttttcatgaattttTTGTCAACTCATGTTTtttatacaatattttataatgttgatatgaaaattgATGTTAAACTGTAAAATGATAGAAAATCATTTTAGAGTCTCACCTTGAAAGAATCTTCTTAGCACTTCtcattaatttatataatttggATTCCTATTACCATTGCATGTATTTTGCAGTTAACGAattcggatcctctttgtaaggatcTCGAGAATCGTGAATCAtattcgtttatcgtacatcgtgcggtcaaaaattattttaaatatttttatttaaaattatatacAAACAGTATCTAACAAAAACTAACTACATGATATGCGATGAACAGAAACGATTTACAAATCTTCAGAATTCtcacaaaaaaaattggaaaaagatCTTGTTGGGCAGTAAACCTGCAGAGGATTAGTTTAATCACATCATTACATGTCTCAGAGGACACTAATAAAATCTTGCCAGCATGGACCTCTTTTAGTCACATGTCGAAAATACAGGGGTATTACAGTCATTTTAACATTCCACCACCACTAACTGTCATGGTTTACCTGTTATGGGCAGTGCTGGTTTCTTCTTTTTGGGTTCTCGCTTCTTTTTGATTTATtatgatttatttaaattaattatatatataaataatttaattaaggaAAAATAATGGATGGTAATGTTGTTGTATGTTTGGCGCGTATATAAACCACCAACGGACCGCAGActcagaggggagagagagagagagagagagagagagagaggagagaggagagattgaataaataaaagaagaagaaaaagtaaCCTCTCAAATTAAGGAGGATAGAAAAGTAAGAGGACAAAACcaaaaaagggtttgaaaactcaGAGAGAAActcaaaaccaaaaaccaaaaccaaaacagaGAGAGACACACATacagtgtttgtgtgtgtgtgtgcgtgtgaggggagagagagagagagagagagagagaagccctGAAAATCCAAACCCTATTCAGAATTCCATCTCACTGATAACCCCATTTGATCATAATCTCGCATTCTCCCTGTACAGAGAGAgattgaggagagagagagagagagagagagagagagattgtggaAAAAGTCGAGATATTTAAGTGAAGAATCGAAGTGATTTCAGTGTGACCGTACAATGGAGCGGTACGGTCGGGCCGCAGAAGGGTCACAGTCCGATCCACCGCCGGAGTGGAACATTCCGGGACCCGAAACAGGGCTGGAAGGTGAGACCTTTCTAACCCCAAAACACTCTGCATTTCAATTTCATTCGAATTCGGCTTCGGATTCGATTTCGGGTTTTGGGGATTGCGATTTGGTGGGTTTTGGGGCGAATGCGGCTCCGTTTTTCCGAATTGGGTTTTGATCCTTTGGTTTTTGTGATAATGCAGAGTCCATGTGGCAGTTGGGGCTCCGTCCCGGGGAATCGTACCCTGAGCGACCCGACGAGGCCGATTGCAGTTATTACTTGAGGACTGGGATTTGTGGGTACGGCTCACGGTGTCGGTACAATCATCCCCGTGATCGCAGCACGGTAATTTTATTGAATtaccaatttttttctaattcaaTTGGTTGAATTTGGGGCTCAATTGGATCGTGATTGATTGATTCCAGTGTGGTGATTTCGTTTTCGGGTCGAATTTTGTTTGATCTTGTGTGTTAGTAGAGATATCGTGGCTTTCGTCTGTAGATTTGATGATCAAGTTTACGGTATTTATGCAAATTGATTAGTGGGATTGTTCTGAATTTGTTGAATTTCAAGTCCTTGTGTAGAAATTtgtaacttttttatttattaagatCTATGTGGTTAATGCTCATATGATTACCTATTTAGTAGTAAAGTTTGAGTGATACATGTTTCTCAGGTTACCGTAGCGGCAAGACCCGGAGGATTAGAGTACCCTGAGCGAGCGAGCCAGCCTGTGTGCCAGGTACTTAACCTTTTTTGGGGTTTAGGCCAAAATGTTGCCTTGTTATCGTATATATTTACGTGATTCCAGCAGATCACATATTCAGCTTCCAGTCTTATGTGTTCCGCTTGGAGTAACGTCCTCTATTGATGATTGCATGCTTTGTCTGTTTTGAAAATATGTGAATTCCCTTTGTTTGATTGTACCGTGATTTTTCAATGGCAGTATTATATGAGGACGGGGACTTGCAAATTCGGTGCTTCGTGTAAGTTCCACCATCCTAAGCAGGGAGGAAGCTCTGGTAGCCCTGTTTCGCTAAACTATTATGGATATCCATTGCGGCCGGTCtgtatttctcaaatttgaacttctaattcttcaaaattttgtcataTTGTAAATCCCATTTCACGACTGTGAGGTAAAGTATTGCAACCATGGATTTTTTTGCAAATAAAACAGGGTGAGAGAGAGTGTTCCTACTATGTGAAAACTGGACAGTGTAAGTTCAGTGCAACTTGTAAATTCCATCATCCACAGCCGGCTGGCATACAGCTTCCAGTGCCGTCACCAGCACCTCGAGTTTCACCTGTACCTGCTACACACACATTGTATCAAACTGTGCAATCGCCATCTGTTTCATCACAACAGTATGAAGTAGTATTTGCAAGGCCTCCTTTGCTACAGGGGTCGTATGTTCCAAGCCCCTATGGTCAAGTGCTACTTTCCCCGGGCACAATTCCTTTTCCAGGTTGGAATCCGTATCAGGTAAATAACATTTCCTGCTCCATTATCTTTTTAGTTACATGAATTTCCCTTAAGCTGTTAGTCATGTGGTGCAGGCACCTGCAAGCCAATTGCCTTCGAGTACTCAACCTGGTGTTGGTTCTGGGACACTTTATACTCAACTATCACCTTCAGCACCTGCATATACCGGAGTGTATCAGCCTATACCTTTACCTTCCTCTTTTGGTCTTCCAACTACTAGCCAGAAGGAGCTTTCATTTCCAGAAAGACCTGGTCAACCAGAATGCCAGTATTACATGAGAACAGGGGATTGTAAATTTGGTTCCTCATGTAGATATCATCATCCACCTGAAGCTGTTCAACCAAAAGCAACTGTTGTCCTTAGCTCCAGTGGTCTTCCTTCGCGCCCGGTTAGCCGCCCTTACAAATCCTTTGCATTATGATTGTTTTAATAGACATCGGCCATCAGCTTGCTTACATAGCAACACTTAATTTTTGTGGGAAATATGTGCTGAAACAAATACGTTTTCTGCTGCTGGAGAGTTGGTAATTATTTGGTTTGAAGTTATCTAAGTCAGCCGTCAGGGCTATCCGTATCATGCTAATTTTTGGACCCAGGGTCTATTTTGGGGAGTGTCACTTAATTATGGGTCCTTTTCGGTTTCTTATTTTCCTTGCATTTATGTTacttttttattcttatttctAGGTGGTAGTGTCTTTAAAGTCTGCTTGCGCATTATACAACTTGTATATGTTGGTTGTCACgatctttatttttattacttaaCATGCTCGCCTTCTTTCTCAACATGAAGTCTGTTCAGTTTTCTTTCTTGTACGTTCTTATACTGTGAATGCCTTCTTGGTAAGTTATGCACCTTTCTTCTTACGCATGCTAATTTTTCTGCTGTGAATTTGAAATTCCATGTGATAATCAGGGTGCACCCCTTTGCACTCACTATCAACAACGTGGAGCATGCAAGTTTGGACCCGCATGCAAATTTGACCACCCAATTGGAACACTGAGTTACAGCTCATCAACGTCTTCTCTTGCTGATATGCCAGTTGCACCCTACCCAGTGGGATCATCAATTGGTACACTAGCCCCGTCATCCTCGTCCTCAGAGTTGCGGCCTGAGCTTAGTTCAAGCTCTGGAAAGGAATTAGTTTCAGCCAGAATGTCTTCGTCACTGAGCACTTCGAGTGGATCAGTAGGTTCAACTGTTTCTAAGGGTGGTGTTACCCCTGTGGGTGTCCAACAGTCTTCTCAGGGTTCCGGTCCTTCGGTTGGCAGTGGCAACAATACAGAGTCTCAATAGTTCAAGCTAAGCAAATGTCAAGCAATTTTCCATTCTTCCTTTTTTATCAACTTTCTCCCAAAGCATCATTTTTTCCCCTTTCAAGTCCTCCAACAGAGGGCTTCATATCTCAATGCCTTAGCATACATCAGTCATGTTCATCTCTGTGTTTATATCATCTTTATACGGCCATCCCTTTTATCCCAAATAAGCCATGGCCGACCTCCAAAAGTTTAGCAAAAACCCCATATAGCTTTCCCAGCTTTCTCTTCAATAACCTCGAAAGAATCTGCGGTTCCTTCAGGCAAATCCGTGTCCATCTCCAATTTTGGAGCTCGTTATCCTCATTTGTGCTCCATCATTTTTCAGAACGAATACATTAGTTCCACAGCATTCTTGCCTTTCAAATGACCGTGTATTCATGTCTATCCTTTTctgaattttcctttttaaacTGGGGAACGAGCTTTCAGTTAAAACATGGGAGTTCGATTTCATGTTCCCCCACCTTTTGTCCAAGGTCTATTTTCGAAAACAGAAGCAAAGTAAAGACCCAAAGAAGAAGGCATCACAGTGGTTGCTACTCTATGTGGGATCATCATATACATAGTTATATGCTGTTGTGCCAATTGAAATGCTTGACCATGTTATtcataaattttatgtttatgaaatacaaaatatatgaagaagCACTCTTGACTCTGTAATAATCTTTCTCTTCCAATTTATCCTTCGTTGAGCGAGGAGAAAATGATCTTTGTTACTTTCTTTACACtgcttatatatatacatacatgccAAATTACTGTTGGAACTTATTTGCAGGTTGGTCAATCTTGGTTGAAggtttatgaaaatgaatgtgaTCAACTATGGTCAAACTAAAAGAATAGGATGATATGTTCatgatgttattttattttttcacatcaagttgcTTCTTGATACAGTTTGACCATTTCAGACATGGATTGCATGAGGGTCAGACCAGTTGGGTAAGAGAAGTGTGTCTTTCCCTTTGTATGTTAGagtaatttaatatatgtattgtcttgttaatatatatatatatgagcatGCACTACCCTTTGTTTTGGGTACTTGTTGACTACTCTTCCAGTTTGATATATGGCAGCATGGCCCTTAGATGAACGGAATTAGCAAGTTGGAAATCCTTTTTCATCCCCTTTTCTACCTTACACTAAATAATCTACGAGAAAAGTGATTTGAACTCTAGTGCATTACAGAGAATACATTCGCTTTAATCAATGTGACTGTGCCCACGTTTGCAATCTAGTTCATCAAAGGGTACAAGTTTTGCCTTAAAACTTCTTCCATTCTAAATGTGGACTCAGATTGAAACTGATGGGATGTGCGAGAGGAACATTTGCTTTGGTCATGTCTTCACACCCCTCCCAAAGATTTGCCCAACTACCATATGATTGAGCTCAAGATATTCCCAAGGAAAAAAGATTTCATTGACATGGGGTTTATATATGCAGGAATTTGCCAAGCATTCCAAACAGCTATAtaatgtttaccaaaaaaaaaaaaaaaaaaaaaaaaaacagctataTAATGAGTCACATTTTCCACAGCCTAATTCATTTGATGGAGTGACCGACAAAGAGACAAGACGAATCCAGGTTTGAAGGCAATGAACTGTGTTGGCCAAAATTAATGGATCTCGTTTCATTATCTTCTAAACCATTAGCTTGATGAGCATCCCTTaagagaaaaacaaagggaCAAAAAGCACTAAAATGTAGTGTGCTTATGTATCCTACTTTAATCTTGGAGTGGACAAGAACTCTTGAGATATATTTAGGAGGGGCCTTGTATGTTACCCTTACTTCCATAAATTTAGGTGCATAAATATATAGAttctagggaactttaacgaaaaactccatgttcactttaaagaaaaaccacatttttacacttaaaaagttaattctggtactattcactttaccatttattttgtcattttcgttaaaactcaaagttttcaagctcttttcattactTTTTCCTAGATTCTATGCATTATTCCCTATATATGGTCACCTTATAATATAAGTCGACGGTCGAGTTTTAATCATTGTAATACGTCACTTTCTGATACGAGCGAtattgagagaaaaaaaatcgaCCAAAAGAATATATGAGCGAATGATAATAACCATTTAATCTACAAGCTCGTTGAAGAGTACCCATATGAACTACAACTTTGCGTAGCATAGAAactagaaagaaaaacaaaagagctAGAACCGTTATTGCGAAAGCACTAATACTTTGCACTTGTGTGGCTGAGTAGCTTAGGGTATGTTTGGTACTCTActcaaatccaactttttaaactcaaaaacaattttcaaatattaggccttaaaaacttgtttggtatgactattttaaaaaactgaactcaacactaactaaaaaatataatatattctctaaaaatataaaaagtgagtttttagagtttttaaacttagattcactcctttcttttttctccttcctctcctctcactccaaatctctctctcttttcttctttctctctcctcttttattttttttttattttttttaccatttttgtctctcctccaatccgctctcttcattctctcaattctttctctcactcctcttcctctctatcttgtccgatcctctctcttctttctctttccttcaatcatctc
It encodes the following:
- the LOC103403773 gene encoding zinc finger CCCH domain-containing protein 58; translated protein: MERYGRAAEGSQSDPPPEWNIPGPETGLEESMWQLGLRPGESYPERPDEADCSYYLRTGICGYGSRCRYNHPRDRSTVTVAARPGGLEYPERASQPVCQYYMRTGTCKFGASCKFHHPKQGGSSGSPVSLNYYGYPLRPGERECSYYVKTGQCKFSATCKFHHPQPAGIQLPVPSPAPRVSPVPATHTLYQTVQSPSVSSQQYEVVFARPPLLQGSYVPSPYGQVLLSPGTIPFPGWNPYQAPASQLPSSTQPGVGSGTLYTQLSPSAPAYTGVYQPIPLPSSFGLPTTSQKELSFPERPGQPECQYYMRTGDCKFGSSCRYHHPPEAVQPKATVVLSSSGLPSRPGAPLCTHYQQRGACKFGPACKFDHPIGTLSYSSSTSSLADMPVAPYPVGSSIGTLAPSSSSSELRPELSSSSGKELVSARMSSSLSTSSGSVGSTVSKGGVTPVGVQQSSQGSGPSVGSGNNTESQ